The Pirellulimonas nuda genome includes a region encoding these proteins:
- a CDS encoding SOUL family heme-binding protein, producing MNRRRMVYLGIAAALVVAAYFGWRLTARSSYESAAYTVLESEGPFQTREYPDLMLATTGTPAGSQAEDGGFMRLFRYIDGANQDAEKIAMTTPVFMEPAADDAPGQMGFVLPKQVSEQRIPAPSGKGVQIERRPGGRFAVVRFAGRMKTDSAAKAEEDLRAWMAQKGLVGSGAAERAGYDPPWTPGPLRRNEVLIRLQ from the coding sequence ATGAATCGAAGACGCATGGTCTACCTCGGCATCGCCGCCGCCCTAGTTGTCGCCGCCTATTTCGGGTGGAGGCTCACGGCGCGCAGCAGCTACGAGTCGGCGGCCTACACCGTGCTCGAGTCGGAGGGCCCGTTCCAGACGCGGGAGTACCCCGACCTGATGCTGGCGACGACCGGCACGCCGGCCGGATCCCAGGCAGAAGACGGGGGCTTCATGCGGCTGTTTCGGTACATCGACGGCGCGAACCAGGACGCCGAAAAAATAGCGATGACCACCCCCGTCTTTATGGAGCCCGCGGCGGACGATGCGCCGGGCCAGATGGGGTTCGTGCTCCCCAAACAGGTCAGCGAGCAACGCATCCCGGCGCCGTCCGGCAAGGGGGTCCAGATCGAGCGGCGACCGGGGGGACGGTTTGCTGTCGTGCGTTTCGCGGGGCGGATGAAGACCGACTCGGCCGCCAAGGCCGAAGAAGATTTGCGTGCGTGGATGGCCCAGAAGGGGCTGGTCGGCAGCGGCGCCGCCGAGCGAGCCGGCTACGATCCCCCCTGGACCCCCGGACCCCTGCGCCGCAACGAGGTCCTCATTCGACTGCAGTAG
- a CDS encoding SDR family oxidoreductase: MTKIAVTAACGRLGSAIVRAAIDVVGSSNVVGLARTPGKAGSLGVEVRPGDYGSPRDLEGSLQGVDAVLLVSGMDAPERRVPLHRNVIEAAKHAGVRKIVYTSVQGAEEDTAFSPVVQSNRKTEADVRNSGLEWVVGRNGIYIEPDVDYIDSYKERGEIANCAGDGRCGYTTRPELAYAYARMLSEPKHNGQTYNLHGQAISQPELARYLNDAFGTDLKYRAMSVAEYREERVAELGPFLGAVIAGIYEGIRQGACDNVSQFSAAAGRPHQSWPAYFRGLADRGRS; this comes from the coding sequence ATGACTAAAATCGCAGTCACCGCCGCATGCGGCCGGCTTGGTTCGGCGATCGTGAGGGCCGCGATCGACGTCGTCGGCAGCAGCAACGTTGTCGGACTCGCCCGGACTCCGGGCAAAGCGGGGTCGCTCGGCGTCGAGGTCCGGCCCGGCGACTACGGGTCTCCCCGGGACCTAGAGGGCTCGCTCCAAGGCGTCGATGCGGTGTTGCTGGTTTCCGGGATGGACGCCCCGGAGCGGCGGGTTCCGTTGCACCGCAACGTGATCGAGGCGGCCAAGCACGCAGGCGTGCGTAAGATCGTCTACACCAGCGTCCAGGGGGCAGAGGAGGACACCGCGTTCTCGCCGGTGGTCCAAAGCAACCGAAAGACCGAAGCAGACGTCCGTAACAGCGGTCTCGAGTGGGTAGTGGGCCGCAATGGGATCTACATCGAACCCGATGTCGACTACATCGATTCGTACAAGGAGCGGGGCGAGATCGCTAACTGCGCCGGCGATGGGCGGTGCGGCTACACCACGCGCCCGGAGCTGGCCTACGCGTACGCACGGATGCTGAGCGAGCCCAAGCACAACGGTCAGACCTACAACCTGCACGGCCAGGCGATCTCGCAGCCGGAACTGGCCCGGTACCTGAACGACGCATTCGGCACGGATCTGAAGTACAGGGCGATGTCCGTGGCGGAGTACCGAGAAGAACGGGTTGCGGAACTCGGTCCGTTCTTGGGCGCCGTGATCGCGGGGATCTACGAAGGGATCCGCCAAGGCGCCTGCGATAACGTGAGCCAGTTCTCGGCAGCCGCCGGGCGTCCGCACCAAAGCTGGCCAGCGTACTTCCGGGGGCTTGCCGACCGGGGGCGCTCTTGA
- a CDS encoding MFS transporter, translated as MCALYAAQGLPDGFVRTGVKLYLIDQGVATDVVGNMVALVSWPWALKWVWGPLIDRFSHNPMGRRRPWILGAQLGLMLTLASIVLMPDLEGNLYWLGVLILTANVFASLQDVSVDAMAVDLLPEEERGVANGFMYGSSYLGNYLGAALIGGLLLTAGIGTAVAVQMAILLSISAFPLLLREHPADLLLPGIGAAKGRTPPANRDGMGLVLRRLGRAFSVRSSVLAALLSLSSMIAVNAQLVFWPVYLKHELGWSTEAYLRLEGSYGVWVALAGCLLGGLLASAVGAKRAVAASVLALSLVWFAHYGLSDYWGSPGVVAALFIAASGLTGLLAVSMFALFMGVAWPPVAATQFTAYMALLNMSYVRGAKLAYPLERIFESDMPSAYLALGAYQLATIGLVLAIDPGETRRKLGDPGAGEH; from the coding sequence ATGTGCGCGTTGTATGCCGCGCAGGGGCTCCCCGACGGGTTTGTGAGGACCGGGGTGAAGCTCTACCTGATCGACCAGGGGGTGGCGACTGACGTGGTGGGCAACATGGTGGCGCTGGTGAGCTGGCCGTGGGCCCTGAAGTGGGTGTGGGGGCCGCTGATCGACCGCTTCAGCCACAACCCGATGGGGCGCCGGCGGCCGTGGATCCTAGGGGCGCAGCTCGGTCTGATGCTCACGCTGGCGAGCATCGTGCTGATGCCGGACCTGGAAGGGAACCTGTACTGGCTCGGGGTGCTGATCCTCACGGCGAACGTGTTCGCGTCGCTGCAGGACGTGTCGGTCGACGCGATGGCGGTCGACCTGCTGCCCGAAGAAGAACGCGGCGTAGCGAACGGCTTCATGTACGGCTCGTCGTACCTGGGCAACTACCTCGGCGCCGCCCTGATCGGCGGGCTGCTGCTCACCGCCGGCATCGGCACGGCGGTCGCCGTTCAGATGGCGATCCTGCTGTCAATCTCGGCCTTCCCGCTGCTGCTGCGTGAGCACCCGGCCGACCTGTTGCTGCCGGGCATCGGCGCCGCCAAGGGCCGCACGCCCCCCGCCAACCGCGACGGCATGGGCCTGGTGCTGCGGCGACTGGGCAGGGCGTTCTCGGTGCGGTCGTCGGTGCTCGCGGCGCTGCTGTCGCTCAGCTCAATGATCGCCGTAAACGCACAGTTGGTCTTCTGGCCGGTCTATCTAAAACACGAACTGGGTTGGTCGACCGAAGCGTACCTGAGGCTCGAGGGAAGCTACGGCGTCTGGGTGGCGCTGGCGGGCTGCCTGTTGGGGGGGCTGTTGGCGTCGGCGGTCGGCGCCAAGCGGGCGGTCGCCGCGTCTGTGCTGGCGTTGTCGCTCGTCTGGTTCGCCCACTATGGGCTGAGCGACTACTGGGGCAGCCCCGGCGTTGTGGCGGCGCTGTTCATCGCCGCGAGCGGGCTTACCGGGCTGCTCGCGGTGTCGATGTTCGCGTTGTTCATGGGGGTCGCCTGGCCCCCGGTCGCGGCCACCCAGTTCACCGCCTACATGGCGCTGCTGAACATGTCGTACGTCCGCGGCGCCAAGCTCGCCTATCCGCTCGAGCGGATATTCGAGTCAGACATGCCTAGCGCCTACTTGGCGCTGGGCGCCTACCAGTTGGCGACCATCGGGCTGGTGCTCGCCATCGATCCTGGCGAGACCCGTCGGAAGCTCGGGGACCCCGGCGCGGGCGAGCACTAG
- a CDS encoding alpha-amylase family protein — MNALKDTIWWHLYPLGFLGAAPIAGQQQDAPRRPLSTLEPWLDYAAELGCTGIALGPIFASETHGYDTVDHFRIDPRLGDDEDFDLLAAAAKKRGLRLLLDGVFNHVGRGFEPFERAVREGPDSEAAGWFHLRWKRGADAPPRAGVFEGHDALVTLNHHEPAVADYVERVMNHWLARGAAGWRLDAAYAVPPSFWKQVLPRVRARFPDAYFVGEVIHGDYVRMVADSTLDSLTQYELWKAIWSALNDQNFFELSAALERHEGFLQHMTPMTFLGNHDVTRIASQLQDERCLPHALAVLMTVGGSPSIYAGDEQAFRGVKEHRAGGDDAVRPEFPPSPSGLAPYGQSMHALHQELISLRRQRPWLCDGRTEVLSLTNTALVYRTSARADPRQSIDVALNIGAKRLKLPHASFELLAGGLHNARNIVPHHGWAIGHIGQ, encoded by the coding sequence ATGAACGCACTGAAAGACACGATTTGGTGGCACCTTTACCCCCTTGGCTTCTTGGGCGCGGCGCCCATCGCCGGCCAGCAGCAAGACGCGCCCCGCCGCCCCCTGAGCACGCTGGAACCGTGGCTCGACTACGCCGCCGAGCTCGGCTGCACCGGGATCGCGCTCGGGCCGATCTTTGCATCCGAGACGCACGGCTACGACACCGTCGACCACTTCCGGATCGATCCACGTCTCGGGGACGATGAAGACTTCGACCTGCTGGCGGCGGCGGCCAAAAAGCGGGGCCTGCGGCTGTTGCTCGACGGCGTCTTCAACCACGTCGGCCGCGGGTTCGAGCCGTTTGAACGCGCGGTGCGCGAGGGCCCCGACTCCGAGGCTGCGGGCTGGTTCCACCTCCGCTGGAAACGGGGGGCCGACGCGCCCCCGCGGGCGGGGGTGTTCGAGGGGCACGACGCGTTGGTGACGCTCAACCACCACGAGCCGGCGGTCGCCGACTACGTCGAGCGCGTGATGAACCACTGGCTGGCGCGCGGCGCCGCGGGGTGGCGCCTCGACGCGGCCTACGCCGTGCCGCCGTCGTTCTGGAAGCAGGTCTTGCCGCGGGTCCGCGCGCGGTTCCCGGACGCCTACTTCGTCGGCGAGGTAATTCACGGCGACTACGTGCGGATGGTCGCCGACTCGACCCTCGACTCGCTGACGCAATACGAGCTGTGGAAGGCCATCTGGAGCGCGCTGAACGACCAGAACTTCTTTGAGCTCTCCGCCGCGCTCGAGCGGCACGAGGGCTTCTTGCAGCACATGACGCCGATGACGTTCCTGGGCAACCACGACGTCACCCGCATCGCCAGCCAACTGCAAGACGAGCGCTGCCTGCCGCACGCGTTGGCGGTGCTGATGACGGTGGGGGGCTCGCCGTCGATCTACGCCGGCGACGAGCAGGCCTTCCGCGGCGTGAAAGAGCACCGCGCCGGGGGGGACGACGCGGTGCGGCCGGAGTTCCCTCCCAGCCCAAGCGGGCTGGCGCCCTACGGGCAGTCGATGCACGCGCTGCACCAAGAACTAATCTCATTGCGTCGCCAGCGCCCCTGGCTATGTGACGGGCGGACCGAGGTGCTGAGCCTGACCAATACCGCGCTCGTCTACCGCACCAGCGCCCGGGCGGACCCGCGGCAGTCCATCGACGTCGCGCTGAACATCGGCGCCAAGCGGCTGAAGCTGCCGCACGCGTCGTTCGAACTGCTGGCCGGCGGGCTCCACAACGCACGGAACATCGTCCCGCATCACGGCTGGGCGATCGGGCACATCGGCCAGTAG
- a CDS encoding glycoside hydrolase family 130 protein → MTLRLSQHRLMGPEDLRPLNSQHDVIGVFNPGAVRFNEGAALIARVAERPCAQRPGFVGLPRYASGGELIVDWTPEAELDRSDPRVVRQRLDGRTRLTSVSHLRVFLQSDEVADRWEAGPAILPLSINEEYGIEDPRITQIDGRYWITYVAVSRHGAATALASTDDFASFERHGVIFPPENKDVVLFPRKIDGKYVALHRPTAKTDFCRPEVWLARSPDLLHWGDHEPLLAGVADWESERVGAGAPPIEVDEGWLMVYHGCGAPRRPGGVGDYCAGAALLDLADPARIVRRASEPIMRPVAEFERCGFVPNVVFPTALIDSGETFTAYYGAADTAVGAAKFSRAALFASLN, encoded by the coding sequence ATGACGCTCCGCCTGTCACAGCATCGATTGATGGGCCCGGAAGACCTGCGGCCACTGAACAGCCAGCACGACGTGATCGGCGTCTTCAACCCTGGAGCCGTACGCTTCAATGAGGGCGCCGCGCTAATCGCCAGGGTCGCAGAAAGACCGTGCGCTCAGCGGCCAGGTTTTGTAGGGCTCCCGAGGTATGCGTCCGGTGGCGAGCTGATTGTCGATTGGACGCCCGAAGCCGAGCTGGATCGGAGCGACCCCCGGGTGGTCCGCCAGCGGCTCGACGGCCGCACGCGACTGACCTCCGTCTCTCACCTGCGTGTGTTCCTGCAATCGGACGAGGTCGCCGATCGATGGGAAGCGGGCCCTGCGATCCTGCCCCTATCGATCAACGAGGAGTACGGCATCGAGGACCCCCGCATCACCCAGATCGACGGCCGCTACTGGATCACGTACGTCGCGGTGTCTCGGCACGGGGCGGCGACGGCCCTGGCGTCGACCGACGACTTTGCGTCGTTCGAGCGTCACGGGGTAATCTTCCCCCCAGAGAACAAGGACGTCGTGCTGTTTCCTAGGAAGATTGACGGGAAGTACGTCGCGCTCCACCGGCCAACCGCGAAGACCGACTTCTGCCGCCCCGAGGTCTGGCTGGCCCGGTCCCCCGACCTGCTGCACTGGGGCGACCACGAGCCCTTGCTCGCCGGAGTTGCTGATTGGGAGAGCGAGCGGGTCGGCGCCGGCGCCCCGCCGATCGAAGTGGACGAGGGGTGGTTGATGGTCTACCACGGATGCGGCGCTCCGCGACGGCCGGGCGGCGTCGGCGACTACTGCGCAGGCGCCGCGCTGCTCGACCTTGCCGATCCAGCACGTATTGTACGGCGGGCGTCGGAGCCCATCATGCGACCGGTCGCCGAGTTCGAACGGTGCGGATTCGTGCCGAACGTGGTTTTCCCAACGGCGCTCATCGACAGCGGGGAGACGTTCACCGCTTACTACGGCGCAGCGGACACCGCCGTTGGCGCCGCGAAGTTCTCCCGCGCCGCGTTGTTCGCGTCGCTGAACTGA
- a CDS encoding DUF1572 family protein codes for MTNLASEFRTAFEYNKLLAERAAAQLSDEQLHTALHAETNSVAVIMKHVAGNLRSRWTDFLTADGEKPWRNRDDEFIDTLTSRSEVLADWQGGWEACLGSLGRLTADDFSREVTIRGERLSVPLAVGRSLAHCGYHAVQIVLISRILVGDGWETLTIARGGSQQHNAGAWGRQQYGRAPGA; via the coding sequence ATGACCAACCTGGCTTCCGAATTCCGTACCGCCTTCGAGTACAACAAACTGCTGGCCGAACGGGCGGCGGCGCAGCTCAGCGACGAGCAGCTGCACACGGCGCTCCACGCCGAGACCAATAGCGTCGCCGTCATAATGAAGCACGTCGCCGGCAACCTCCGCTCGCGCTGGACCGACTTCTTGACGGCCGACGGCGAGAAGCCGTGGCGCAACCGCGACGACGAATTTATCGATACGCTCACTAGCCGGAGCGAGGTGCTGGCCGACTGGCAGGGAGGCTGGGAAGCGTGCCTCGGTTCGCTCGGCCGGCTTACCGCCGATGACTTTAGCCGCGAGGTCACGATCCGCGGCGAACGGCTGTCGGTTCCGCTGGCGGTCGGCAGGTCGCTGGCGCACTGCGGCTACCACGCCGTGCAGATCGTCTTGATCAGCCGGATCCTGGTGGGGGACGGGTGGGAGACGCTCACGATCGCCCGGGGCGGCTCTCAGCAGCACAACGCGGGGGCGTGGGGTCGCCAGCAATACGGCCGGGCGCCCGGCGCGTAG
- a CDS encoding FG-GAP repeat domain-containing protein, which produces MPTEATRRVWTVRPLIPALGCAACLLGAGLSLAIDAADHQALTPVRFDKLLVSDRFFCEGATCADVDNDGQPDFIAGPFWFSGPGFDRPHRYRAGEPYEPKGYSDNFFTFAHDFNADGWVDVLVVPAPGEDASWFENPKGEDRLWRQRLAFAAVDNESPALVDVTGDGAPELICIAGGRFGYAAPPERPTDEAWPFHAVSPDLGYTRYTHGLGAGDVNGDGRADLLEKNGWWEQPAGAAAEALWRFHPVAFSEAGGAQMFAVDLDGDGDNDVVTSKNAHAYGLAWFENHREGDEHTFHEHPIIPERPAADPAELSVSQLHALGVADINGDGVPDLVTGKRYWAHSGRDPGADEPAVLMWLETVRDASGVRFTPHLIDKNSGVGTQVEVKDINSDGLFDVIVGNKKGLFVFRQAAPTP; this is translated from the coding sequence ATGCCAACCGAAGCCACCCGTCGCGTTTGGACCGTCCGCCCCCTGATTCCAGCCCTGGGCTGCGCGGCCTGCCTGCTGGGCGCCGGTCTGAGCCTGGCCATAGACGCGGCGGACCATCAGGCGCTAACCCCCGTACGGTTCGACAAGCTGCTCGTCAGCGACCGCTTCTTCTGCGAAGGGGCTACCTGCGCCGACGTCGACAACGATGGGCAGCCCGACTTCATAGCCGGTCCGTTCTGGTTCTCGGGGCCCGGGTTCGATCGCCCCCACCGCTACCGGGCGGGCGAGCCCTACGAGCCGAAGGGGTACTCGGACAACTTCTTTACCTTTGCCCACGACTTCAACGCCGACGGCTGGGTCGATGTGCTGGTTGTCCCTGCGCCGGGCGAGGACGCCTCTTGGTTTGAGAACCCCAAGGGAGAAGATCGGTTGTGGCGCCAGCGGCTGGCGTTCGCGGCGGTCGACAACGAGTCGCCCGCGCTGGTCGACGTGACGGGGGACGGCGCGCCCGAGCTGATCTGCATCGCGGGGGGGCGGTTCGGCTACGCGGCGCCGCCGGAGCGCCCGACCGACGAGGCGTGGCCGTTCCACGCCGTCTCGCCCGACCTGGGCTACACCCGCTACACCCACGGCCTGGGCGCCGGCGACGTGAACGGCGACGGGCGGGCCGACCTGCTCGAGAAGAACGGCTGGTGGGAGCAGCCCGCCGGGGCCGCGGCGGAAGCGTTGTGGCGGTTCCACCCCGTTGCGTTTTCTGAAGCGGGCGGGGCGCAGATGTTTGCCGTTGACCTGGACGGCGACGGCGACAACGACGTCGTCACCAGCAAGAACGCCCACGCGTATGGGCTGGCGTGGTTCGAGAACCATCGCGAGGGGGACGAGCACACGTTCCACGAGCACCCGATCATACCCGAGCGTCCGGCCGCCGACCCAGCAGAGTTGAGCGTCTCCCAACTGCACGCCCTGGGGGTTGCCGACATCAACGGAGACGGCGTCCCCGACCTGGTGACGGGCAAACGGTACTGGGCGCACTCGGGACGCGACCCCGGCGCCGACGAACCGGCCGTGCTGATGTGGCTCGAGACCGTCCGCGACGCGTCCGGCGTCCGGTTTACGCCGCACCTGATCGATAAGAACTCGGGGGTGGGGACGCAGGTCGAGGTCAAGGACATCAACTCCGACGGCTTATTCGACGTGATCGTCGGGAACAAGAAGGGGCTGTTTGTGTTCCGCCAGGCAGCGCCGACCCCGTAA
- a CDS encoding glycosyltransferase family 4 protein, translating to MVEPEIQKIAFVGDYPPRKCGIATFTHDLSTAVAGIAGTECLVVPVDDLDGGYDYSPAVRFQITEQDRDSYRRAADFLNFSNVDVVSLQHEFGIYGGPGGAHILTFLRDLRIPVVTTLHTVLPNPDKTLRRVLEQLIALSARVVVMTERSRKTLREEYKAPDEKIDLIAHGIPDRPFADPNFFKDQFDLAGKQVGLTFGLLSPNKGIEVVIKALPEIVRAAPDFVYVVLGATHPSLLRNEGEAYRIGLERMATELGVQKHVVFYNRFVDLEELTNFIGAADVYITPYLNAEQAVSGTLAYSFGCGQAVISTPYWHADELLADGRGVLVPFGDSAAIAAATIDLLRDEPRRHAMRKRAYLLGRDMVWSHVAGLYSASFRAARQSRPAFPRPLAIKTLDEQPLAHPKMRLDHVLRMTDSTGIFQHAIYSLPNFQEGYCTDDNARALILTVLVEELGSDSPVVHQAASTYAAFLNHAFDPELGRFRNFMSFDRKWLESDGSDDSQGRTLWALGTCAGRSRRRSFQSWAVQLFQAALPACAKTTSPRTWALALIGIHEYLRRLSGDRLVDQMRDTLTELLIDLYERAATDDWPWFEDVASYANAKLSHALILSGRWSGNAKALEIGLQSLRWLAAKQLSPNGRFRPIGCNGFCRRGEPIAAYDQQPIEAHAMISAAIEAHNAEGDPFWIDQAHLAFDWFLCRNDLGQPLYDSSTGGCHDGLQEGRVNENQGAESTLAFLMSLAEMEQFENSLAISAAPKAATKAADQETKEALRLVHAD from the coding sequence GTGGTCGAACCCGAGATACAGAAGATCGCCTTTGTCGGCGACTACCCGCCGCGCAAGTGCGGCATCGCCACCTTTACGCACGACCTCAGCACGGCCGTGGCGGGCATCGCCGGTACCGAGTGCCTCGTGGTCCCGGTGGACGACCTCGACGGGGGCTACGACTACTCGCCGGCGGTGCGGTTTCAGATCACCGAGCAGGACCGGGACTCCTACCGCCGCGCCGCCGACTTCTTGAACTTCAGCAACGTCGATGTGGTCTCACTTCAGCACGAGTTCGGCATCTACGGCGGGCCGGGTGGCGCCCACATCCTGACGTTCCTGCGCGACTTGCGGATCCCTGTCGTCACAACGCTCCACACGGTCCTGCCCAACCCAGACAAGACGCTCCGCCGCGTGCTGGAGCAGTTGATCGCCCTGTCGGCACGCGTAGTGGTGATGACCGAGCGCAGCCGCAAGACACTGCGCGAAGAGTATAAAGCGCCCGATGAGAAGATCGACCTGATCGCCCACGGCATCCCCGACCGACCTTTCGCCGATCCCAACTTCTTCAAAGATCAATTCGACCTCGCCGGAAAGCAGGTCGGCCTCACGTTCGGGTTGCTGTCCCCGAACAAGGGGATCGAAGTGGTCATCAAGGCCCTGCCGGAGATCGTCCGCGCGGCGCCGGACTTCGTCTACGTGGTCCTCGGGGCGACCCACCCGAGCCTTCTGCGTAACGAGGGCGAGGCCTATCGGATTGGCCTAGAGCGGATGGCGACGGAGTTGGGCGTGCAGAAGCATGTTGTCTTTTACAACCGCTTCGTTGACCTGGAAGAGCTGACGAACTTCATCGGGGCCGCCGACGTCTACATCACCCCGTACCTGAACGCTGAGCAGGCCGTCTCCGGCACGCTCGCCTACTCGTTTGGCTGCGGTCAGGCAGTCATCTCAACCCCCTACTGGCACGCAGACGAACTGCTCGCCGACGGGCGAGGCGTGCTTGTGCCTTTCGGAGACTCGGCGGCGATCGCCGCTGCAACGATTGACCTTCTACGTGACGAACCCCGACGGCACGCGATGCGGAAGCGAGCCTACCTTCTCGGGCGAGACATGGTCTGGAGCCATGTTGCGGGGCTCTATTCGGCGTCATTCCGGGCCGCGCGACAGAGCCGGCCCGCCTTCCCCAGGCCGCTCGCCATCAAGACCCTTGATGAGCAGCCCCTCGCCCACCCAAAGATGCGGCTCGACCATGTGCTGCGGATGACCGACTCAACGGGCATCTTCCAGCACGCGATCTACTCGCTCCCGAACTTCCAGGAGGGGTACTGCACCGACGACAACGCCCGCGCGCTCATCCTGACCGTCCTTGTTGAAGAGCTGGGCAGCGACTCACCGGTTGTGCACCAAGCCGCCTCGACCTACGCGGCGTTCCTGAACCACGCGTTCGACCCCGAACTCGGCCGGTTCCGGAACTTCATGAGCTTTGACCGCAAGTGGCTCGAGTCGGACGGCTCGGACGACTCGCAGGGACGCACCCTCTGGGCGCTGGGGACCTGCGCAGGAAGGTCGCGACGTCGGAGCTTCCAGTCGTGGGCGGTCCAACTCTTCCAGGCGGCCCTACCGGCGTGTGCGAAGACCACCTCGCCACGCACCTGGGCCTTGGCGTTGATCGGAATCCATGAGTATCTGCGCCGGCTAAGCGGCGATCGGCTGGTCGATCAAATGCGAGATACACTTACAGAGCTGCTGATCGACCTATACGAACGCGCCGCGACGGACGATTGGCCCTGGTTCGAGGACGTGGCGTCGTACGCAAACGCCAAGCTGTCCCACGCACTGATCCTCAGCGGGCGGTGGAGTGGCAACGCAAAGGCCTTAGAAATCGGGCTGCAATCGCTCCGTTGGCTCGCCGCGAAGCAACTGTCGCCCAACGGCCGGTTCCGCCCCATCGGTTGCAACGGGTTCTGTCGGCGCGGAGAACCGATCGCCGCGTACGATCAACAGCCGATCGAAGCGCACGCGATGATCTCTGCGGCGATCGAAGCACACAACGCCGAGGGAGACCCCTTCTGGATCGACCAAGCCCACCTCGCCTTCGACTGGTTCCTCTGCCGCAACGACCTCGGCCAACCGCTGTACGATTCGAGCACAGGGGGCTGCCACGACGGGCTACAAGAGGGCCGTGTAAACGAGAATCAGGGCGCGGAATCGACGCTGGCGTTCCTGATGTCGCTCGCGGAGATGGAGCAGTTTGAGAACTCACTCGCGATTAGCGCTGCACCGAAGGCCGCCACGAAGGCGGCTGACCAAGAAACCAAGGAAGCCTTGCGGCTCGTCCATGCAGATTAA
- a CDS encoding B12-binding domain-containing radical SAM protein, with translation MSRPRLLLINPVNPLRTGFAASVSSRFPPLNLGILAGMAGPEWEVELIDENFETFTHRDADLVALTAFTSSVNRGYEIADHYRRLGVPVVIGGIHASMCPGEAQQFADTVVTGEAESVWLQLLADARNGRLAPLYAGALTSLTDRPQARRDLFHPGYIFGSIQTSRGCPMDCDFCSVTTFNGRRYRRRPNDEVLAELETIPQELLFIVDDNIIGYGTADRAQTLELFRGMVDRGIQKQWFCQASVNVADDPEVLDWASRAGCKMIFLGIEAEDGDALGAVNKRLNKKRGSDAYGEIFRRIHDAGIAVLGAFIFGIDGDTPDKLRRRADYIIDSDVDVVQMTAMTPLPGTKLFKQFEKEGRLRHANFPADWDRYNLTEVVFEPRDMTVHEFTHTMRECLDRVYDMKVLKAKAKKTLAATGRWDATEFAWTSNLSYREIGLSKSTFALV, from the coding sequence ATGTCGCGCCCCCGCCTGCTGCTCATCAATCCCGTCAATCCGTTGCGCACCGGATTCGCCGCGAGCGTCAGCTCACGGTTCCCCCCGCTCAACCTCGGGATCCTCGCCGGCATGGCTGGGCCCGAGTGGGAGGTGGAGCTGATCGATGAGAACTTCGAGACCTTCACCCACCGCGACGCCGACCTCGTGGCGCTCACGGCGTTCACCAGCAGCGTGAACCGGGGCTACGAGATCGCCGACCACTACCGCCGGCTGGGCGTCCCCGTCGTGATCGGCGGCATCCACGCCTCCATGTGCCCGGGCGAGGCGCAGCAATTCGCCGATACGGTTGTTACCGGCGAAGCCGAGAGCGTCTGGTTGCAACTGCTGGCCGACGCCCGCAATGGGCGGCTAGCCCCTTTGTACGCGGGCGCCCTGACGTCACTGACGGATCGCCCCCAAGCACGCCGCGACCTGTTCCACCCCGGGTACATCTTCGGTTCGATCCAAACCTCGCGCGGCTGCCCGATGGACTGCGACTTCTGCTCGGTCACCACGTTCAACGGCCGCCGCTACCGCCGCCGGCCGAACGACGAGGTGCTCGCGGAACTGGAAACCATCCCCCAAGAACTGCTGTTCATCGTCGACGACAACATCATCGGCTACGGCACGGCCGATCGGGCGCAGACGCTGGAGCTGTTCCGCGGCATGGTCGATCGGGGGATCCAGAAGCAGTGGTTCTGCCAGGCGTCGGTGAACGTGGCGGACGACCCCGAGGTGCTCGACTGGGCCTCCCGCGCCGGGTGCAAGATGATCTTCCTGGGCATCGAGGCGGAGGACGGCGATGCGCTGGGCGCCGTGAACAAGCGGCTCAACAAGAAGCGGGGCAGCGACGCCTACGGCGAGATCTTCCGCCGCATCCACGACGCGGGCATCGCCGTGCTCGGCGCCTTCATCTTCGGCATCGACGGCGACACCCCCGACAAGCTCCGCCGCCGAGCCGATTACATCATCGACAGCGACGTAGACGTGGTGCAGATGACCGCCATGACGCCGCTGCCGGGAACAAAGCTGTTCAAGCAGTTCGAGAAAGAAGGCCGCCTGCGCCACGCGAACTTCCCCGCGGACTGGGACCGCTACAACCTCACCGAAGTGGTGTTCGAGCCGCGTGACATGACGGTCCACGAATTCACCCACACGATGCGCGAATGCCTCGACCGGGTCTACGACATGAAGGTCCTCAAGGCAAAGGCCAAGAAGACCCTCGCCGCCACCGGCCGATGGGACGCCACCGAGTTCGCGTGGACCAGCAATCTCAGCTACCGCGAGATCGGCCTCTCGAAGAGCACGTTCGCATTGGTTTGA